The Ascochyta rabiei chromosome 18, complete sequence DNA segment CAAGATGGCGTACGTCAAGCGCAGGATGAACGACAGCATGCGAGGCATGATGCAGAGAGCAGGGTACGACGTGGGCACCAACCTGTCGCGGgaagaggagaagaggaagaggaaagCGGAGCAGTACGAGGTGGAGAGGAAGAGGCGGTTCGAGAACAGGAGGTAGGGGGACGGGGGGGATCTGTACCATATTGCATGTTCAGGGGTTCAGGCTTGTGCCATCAAGACGGGTAGGGAGGACACAGGATGGAGAGCGGATAGTGTACTTGTAGAGATTCTTGTACCAATACTTGGACGCAAAACGCCGTCTCCTTTGTTGCAGGCCTGGTCCAGGTTCGCATTTTGCATTTCATCATTCCCAGCCGTCTCACTCTGTGTCCTCGACTTGGATGACGACATGGTTTCCCCATCCCCACCCATCGACCCTCGTCCTACTCCAGAGCCGTGTACATATCCAATTCCTGCCCATTCCTCCTCCGCCTCTCCACGGGATCAGCGCGCATCTCGACGCCAGGACCGACACGTCTAGAGTCGCTCCGTCCCGAGGGGAAAACCTGGCGCGCGTCagtctcgtctcgtctcgtctcgttCTCGTTCTCGTTTCCCACCGCCATTCGCCCGCCGTCTTCTGCCCCAGTTCCCTGCACACGCCTGCCCCTTTGTGttgcagagagagagagagagagagagagagagagagagagagagagagagagaaaacGCACCTTGGTTCCACTCCAGCCCAATCGAAACGCGGCCTCGTTCGCAACCAACTCTCCGAATCCCAGCATCAGCCCGTTTACAAACGGCAGCAGCAGGTTGATGGCGGCGCCGCGCAGCAGGCCCCAGAGGGTGGGTGGGCTGTAGAGGATCAAgggcgacgaggacgagggcgGGGAGTGTGACGGCGAGGCGGaggcgtcggcgtcggcgtcgtaGTCTTCAGAGTCCGAGGGAAAGGTGGTCGTGCTGGCTTCGAGGTGGTTGCTGGGCGGGTCGAGGATCGCTGGGTCGCTCGGGAGGATGTCGAGGGGGTCCGACATGGTGGTGGGTGGGTGGGGAGGCGGACCGCGTGGCGTGAttagtggtggtggtggtgttggattgatgttgctgctgctgctgctgcttggCGAGATCGAAACCCTCCGGGTGAGCGTAGAGAGCTGATCTGCTGccgaggtggaggtggtgcATGGACGTTACTGAGGCTCTGAGCCATGTCCGGTCTTGGCGCTCGGGAGAGCTTGGATGCACGGCGGTTGCCTGCTACGTGGGTGCTTGGGAATATCAGAGAGTTGGATGCAGAATGAGGTTTTGGTTTTCCATGTTGTACAGCCGTGTGAAGGCATCCACAGCTCCATCAACACATTTGAATTGGGCTTCGGTTGCTCTGGGAGTCGTTTGCTCGCTGCTCCTTCTCCCACAGGGTACAAAGTCGACGTCACCCGCTGCCGCCTTCGCAACCCCACCGCGCCTATGGGAGCTCTACCCAACCACATGCACCACGTCTAGTCCTCCCCCTCGACTTTCTTTCACAAAAGCCACCGCCACCGTGACCTCCACGACTCACCGGTCATGTCTTCAAGCGCACCGGCCAACCGCGACGACCACATTGCGCAGCTTGTAGGCCTTGCTGGTGTAGCGCCCGCAGAGGCAAGTCGAAGGTCCTAGAAGCGTGGGGGGTGGAGTGACTGACTAACGTCGACCTGCAGGCAGAGCGATATCTCGACGCCGCCAACGGTGACCTCCAAGTCGCCGCCGAACTCTTCTACGAGCAGTCCACGGAGCAGGAACAGGCACCAGACACGGACATGGCCGGCAACGACCAGACCACAAGTCCCCCCAACCCGCCCCAGCAGCCGGTCCCGGGCGGCGGCCGCACTCTCGCAGGCGCATACGTACCGCCGACGGAagcctcgtcgtcgtcttcgtcggcGCCGCAGCAGCGAGGCGTGGCCGGGTTGCGGACGCTCAAGGACCTGCAGTCCACAGGCGGCGGACACGGACACGCCCACGACGACGACTCGGATGAGGACGCCAAGGACGACGAGAACCAGGACTTCTTCGCCGGCGGGGAGAAGTCGGGCCTCGCTGTCCAGAACCCCAACCAAGCCAACCCTCGCGACCACATCAACAACATCCTGAAGAGGGCGCGGCAGTCAGTAGACACACCCAGCACGGGACTGGGGTCATGCTAACCGCGATCAGGAATGCGCCCCGGCCTGGTGGCGACGACGAGCAACCGACCTCGCGCTTCACCGGCAGCGGGACCACGCTCGGAGGCGACGATGCGCCCTCGCGACACGTCCCAGATCCCAACGCCACCCAGCCTGCACCTCAGCCGCGTGCTCACCGCGAGCTCCACCTCTGGCGCGACGGCTTCTCCGTCGACGATGGAGCGCTCTTCCGCTACGACGACCCAGCCAACGCACGCACGCTGGAGATGATCAACACGGGCCATGCTCCGCTTCACATCCTGAACGTCGAGCATGGACAGGAGGTCGATGTCGAGGTACACGCGCACAAGGACGAGGACTACAAGCAGCCCAAGAAGAAGTACGTTCCCTTTGCTGGTTCCGGCCAGCGACTTGGTAGCCCAACACCGGGCGTAAGCACCTCGGCTGCACCTGCTGCGGCCTCTTCCAGTACGACGGCTGCACCAGCCTCGACTGGCTCCGCGCAACCTACCGTTGACGTCGACACTTCCGCGCCCACCGTCACACTGCAGATTCGACTTGGCGATGGCACGCGCATGCAGTCGCGCTTCAACACGACGCACACCGTTGGCCATGTC contains these protein-coding regions:
- a CDS encoding protein phosphatase regulator gives rise to the protein MSSSAPANRDDHIAQLVGLAGVAPAEAKRYLDAANGDLQVAAELFYEQSTEQEQAPDTDMAGNDQTTSPPNPPQQPVPGGGRTLAGAYVPPTEASSSSSSAPQQRGVAGLRTLKDLQSTGGGHGHAHDDDSDEDAKDDENQDFFAGGEKSGLAVQNPNQANPRDHINNILKRARQNAPRPGGDDEQPTSRFTGSGTTLGGDDAPSRHVPDPNATQPAPQPRAHRELHLWRDGFSVDDGALFRYDDPANARTLEMINTGHAPLHILNVEHGQEVDVEVHAHKDEDYKQPKKKYVPFAGSGQRLGSPTPGVSTSAAPAAASSSTTAAPASTGSAQPTVDVDTSAPTVTLQIRLGDGTRMQSRFNTTHTVGHVYSFVDRASPDSQSRAYALMTTFPSKELTDKAQVLGDMAEFKRGGVVVQKWK